A portion of the Microlunatus phosphovorus NM-1 genome contains these proteins:
- a CDS encoding IclR family transcriptional regulator has protein sequence MIHDDERITVVAKARASDNDAAGVELLAKVDAVVTILERRGETSAADIAALTGEPLSSVYRLLQSLTGLGWVDRGWRRGTYRLGLSMLTLGRRLEDRLDIREAALPTLRALLADIGVTSYLCVRRGPRAVCVERLEGRAVQSLAMQLGSSLPLYSGAAPRSLLAFLPVAEQQTVLDEASDVVGDPPRPARSVIETDIDQVRRRGYAVSDGDVTPGIAALGAPVFNHRGDLVAAISVSGLRAQVLGDQERRNIELIRAGAQAVSKALGQEDGS, from the coding sequence GTGATCCATGACGATGAGAGGATCACCGTGGTCGCCAAGGCTCGCGCCAGTGACAATGACGCCGCCGGGGTCGAGCTCCTCGCCAAGGTGGATGCGGTCGTCACCATCCTCGAACGGCGCGGCGAGACCAGCGCGGCTGACATCGCCGCCTTGACCGGAGAGCCGTTGAGTTCGGTCTATCGGCTGCTGCAGAGTCTGACCGGCCTCGGCTGGGTGGACCGAGGCTGGCGCCGAGGAACCTACCGGCTGGGGCTGTCGATGCTCACCTTGGGACGACGGCTGGAGGATCGGCTCGACATCCGGGAAGCCGCGCTGCCGACATTGCGCGCGCTGCTCGCCGACATCGGAGTGACCAGCTACCTCTGCGTACGCCGCGGTCCCCGTGCTGTCTGCGTGGAGCGGCTGGAGGGCCGGGCGGTGCAGTCGCTGGCGATGCAACTGGGCAGTTCGCTGCCGCTCTATTCCGGCGCGGCCCCGCGTTCGCTGCTGGCCTTCCTGCCCGTGGCCGAGCAGCAGACGGTGCTCGACGAGGCAAGCGACGTGGTTGGCGACCCGCCGCGACCGGCCCGATCGGTCATCGAGACAGACATCGACCAGGTACGCCGTCGCGGGTACGCGGTGTCCGACGGCGACGTGACGCCTGGCATCGCCGCCCTCGGCGCACCGGTGTTCAACCACCGCGGGGACCTGGTCGCGGCGATCTCGGTCAGCGGTCTGCGGGCCCAGGTGCTGGGTGACCAGGAGCGCCGCAACATCGAGCTCATCCGAGCCGGTGCGCAGGCGGTCAGCAAGGCGCTCGGTCAGGAGGATGGATCGTGA
- a CDS encoding sugar phosphate isomerase/epimerase family protein, whose amino-acid sequence MTTTTPDLVATCWTSAGNVGPLDTSEASPIPVLERVRAVGATGWMGMGLVYDDLLVVQDTIGFAELRRHAHAAGLRHLEVELATGWWRTEDQSWRDKWNLLLEAATELGAAFIKIGTEFGEPVTDLTMFVDPLRSLADEAAAAGTRVALEPLPFGLIASMPQGAELIRAVDHPAAGLLVDYWHVFRAGTSLGELADCLDPSIVFGIELCDARAEVVGTLFEDTRDRRTLVGQGDQDVAGFIRTMRDIGYTGPWGVEILSSEHRQRPLWDALRAAYSTALQAFE is encoded by the coding sequence GTGACAACCACCACGCCGGATCTCGTCGCGACGTGCTGGACCAGTGCCGGCAATGTCGGCCCGCTCGACACGTCTGAGGCCAGTCCGATCCCGGTCCTCGAACGCGTTCGAGCCGTCGGTGCGACCGGGTGGATGGGGATGGGCCTGGTCTATGACGACCTGCTGGTCGTCCAGGACACGATCGGTTTCGCGGAGCTTCGCAGGCACGCCCACGCTGCGGGACTGAGGCACCTCGAGGTCGAACTGGCCACGGGCTGGTGGCGTACCGAGGACCAGTCCTGGCGGGACAAATGGAATCTGCTGCTCGAGGCAGCCACGGAGCTGGGCGCGGCGTTCATCAAGATCGGCACGGAGTTCGGGGAACCGGTCACTGACCTCACGATGTTCGTCGACCCGCTCCGCAGCCTCGCCGACGAGGCGGCGGCAGCCGGCACCCGGGTCGCACTCGAGCCGCTGCCCTTCGGGCTGATCGCGTCGATGCCGCAAGGTGCCGAGCTGATCCGAGCGGTGGATCACCCGGCTGCCGGGCTGCTCGTCGACTACTGGCACGTGTTCCGTGCCGGCACCTCGTTGGGCGAACTGGCGGACTGCCTGGATCCGAGCATCGTGTTCGGAATCGAACTATGTGACGCGCGTGCCGAGGTGGTCGGGACGCTGTTCGAAGACACGCGCGACCGCCGCACGCTTGTCGGACAGGGCGATCAGGACGTGGCCGGGTTCATCCGCACCATGCGTGACATCGGCTACACCGGGCCGTGGGGAGTCGAGATCTTGTCGTCCGAACACCGCCAGCGCCCGCTCTGGGACGCCTTGCGAGCGGCCTACAGCACCGCGCTGCAAGCCTTCGAGTGA
- a CDS encoding universal stress protein, translating to MTVIAAVTDNRQGHLALVQAITEAERFGTDVVAVNLANTTLDLTGIDTRGVTVQVVDRRAKDNQDSADMILDEITAREATRLVIGIKRRTPVGKAILGSMSQTLLLNAPVPVVAVKLPEGELSGGAFELPSGIRQVTG from the coding sequence ATGACTGTCATCGCCGCCGTCACCGACAACCGCCAAGGCCATTTGGCTCTGGTCCAGGCCATCACCGAGGCGGAGCGGTTCGGCACCGACGTGGTCGCGGTCAACCTGGCCAACACCACACTGGATCTGACCGGCATCGACACCCGCGGTGTCACCGTCCAGGTCGTCGATCGCCGGGCCAAAGACAATCAGGACTCCGCGGATATGATCCTCGATGAGATCACCGCCCGCGAAGCCACTCGCCTGGTCATCGGCATCAAACGCCGTACGCCGGTCGGCAAGGCCATCCTGGGCAGCATGAGCCAGACCCTGCTGCTCAACGCCCCGGTCCCCGTCGTCGCGGTCAAGCTGCCCGAGGGCGAGTTGTCCGGCGGCGCGTTCGAACTACCCTCCGGCATCCGCCAAGTCACGGGTTAG
- a CDS encoding transketolase family protein, with protein sequence MTAMRDVWGEKLVQLGDADPRTVVLDGDLANSTKADKFAKAHPDRFFQMGIAEQNLIGAAAGLASVGYVPWTSSFAVFFTHRAVDPIRMLVAQSHANVKIAGSYAGLLIGAVGKTHLDIQDLAIMRAMPDMTVLSPGDNHELVAMMDWAQANDGPVYLRLTRGAVPDLFDAEYVFEPGSVRELQAGGEVALVSTGPQTSRVLAAAELLAEAGVQPTVLHLPCLKPLDEAALLSALAGHDLIVTVEEHSIHGGLGGLVAEVLTAAGAAPRIDRIGIQDTWGESAGDDFLLAKHGLSAESIANRVRRNLPIRH encoded by the coding sequence ATGACGGCGATGCGTGACGTCTGGGGCGAGAAGCTGGTCCAGCTCGGTGACGCCGACCCACGGACGGTGGTGCTGGACGGCGATCTGGCCAACTCGACCAAGGCCGACAAATTCGCCAAGGCGCATCCGGACCGGTTCTTCCAAATGGGTATCGCCGAGCAGAACCTGATCGGCGCCGCGGCCGGCCTGGCCTCCGTCGGGTATGTGCCGTGGACGTCCTCGTTCGCGGTGTTCTTCACCCATCGGGCCGTCGACCCGATCCGGATGCTGGTGGCGCAGAGTCACGCGAACGTCAAGATCGCCGGCTCGTATGCCGGTCTGCTGATCGGCGCGGTCGGCAAGACGCATCTGGACATCCAGGATCTGGCGATCATGCGTGCCATGCCCGACATGACGGTGCTGTCCCCGGGGGACAATCACGAGCTGGTGGCGATGATGGACTGGGCGCAGGCCAACGACGGCCCGGTGTATCTGCGGCTGACCCGCGGTGCGGTGCCGGACCTGTTCGACGCCGAGTACGTCTTCGAGCCCGGCTCCGTGCGCGAGCTGCAAGCCGGTGGCGAGGTGGCGCTGGTCTCGACCGGGCCGCAGACCTCCCGGGTGCTGGCGGCGGCCGAGCTGCTGGCTGAGGCCGGCGTCCAGCCGACCGTGCTCCACCTGCCGTGCCTGAAGCCGCTGGACGAGGCGGCACTGCTGAGCGCGCTGGCCGGTCATGACCTGATCGTGACCGTCGAGGAGCACTCGATCCACGGAGGACTGGGTGGTCTGGTGGCCGAGGTGCTCACCGCGGCGGGCGCGGCACCCAGGATCGATCGGATCGGGATCCAGGACACCTGGGGTGAATCCGCCGGCGACGACTTCCTGCTCGCCAAGCACGGACTGTCCGCCGAATCGATCGCCAATCGGGTCCGCCGCAACCTCCCGATCCGTCACTAG
- a CDS encoding phytanoyl-CoA dioxygenase family protein has product MTETTARFTEADCSLADFAALVDQVTELVDYPYASAVEKNVLVYDAAAVRKAIAHHTGRLAVEAELVRALTAGPGVVAFSGAFPDTAVLDRATEAFEEIIAAEKEAGGGRNDHFAKAGANDRIWNALEKLAVRDPDTFVDYYGNDILALVSSAWLGPGYQLTSQVNVVRPGGKAQDPHRDYHLGFLTNETAARFPAHVHLLSPVLTLQGAVAHSDMPIESGPTMYLPYSHAYGPGYLAWRLPEFREFFASRYVQLPLAKGDGVFFNPALFHGAGTNVSADVQRMANLLQVSSAFGRAMETIDRAKVSRAIYPVLAARRAAGVAADTLANALACAAEGYPFPTNLDLDSNVDGLTPLSQAQLVQGALDEGWSRERLAAELTAYDRLRRTDEI; this is encoded by the coding sequence TTGACTGAGACGACCGCGCGGTTCACCGAAGCCGACTGTTCACTGGCCGACTTCGCTGCGCTGGTCGACCAGGTCACCGAGCTCGTCGACTATCCGTACGCGAGTGCCGTCGAGAAGAACGTCCTCGTCTACGACGCCGCTGCCGTGCGAAAGGCGATCGCTCACCACACGGGTCGGTTGGCGGTCGAGGCCGAGCTGGTCCGGGCGCTGACCGCCGGGCCGGGCGTAGTGGCGTTCTCGGGCGCTTTCCCGGACACCGCGGTGCTGGATCGGGCCACCGAAGCCTTCGAAGAGATCATCGCCGCCGAGAAGGAGGCCGGTGGCGGTCGCAATGATCACTTCGCCAAGGCGGGTGCCAACGATCGGATCTGGAACGCGCTGGAGAAGCTGGCGGTACGCGATCCCGACACCTTCGTCGACTACTACGGCAACGACATCCTGGCCCTGGTCAGCTCCGCCTGGCTGGGTCCTGGATACCAGCTGACCTCGCAGGTGAATGTCGTCCGGCCGGGCGGAAAGGCACAGGACCCGCACCGCGACTACCACCTCGGTTTTCTCACGAACGAGACTGCAGCTCGCTTCCCGGCTCACGTCCACCTGCTGTCGCCGGTGCTCACCTTGCAGGGTGCCGTCGCCCACTCGGACATGCCGATCGAGTCCGGGCCGACGATGTATCTGCCCTATTCGCATGCCTACGGGCCGGGCTATCTGGCGTGGCGGCTGCCGGAGTTCCGCGAGTTCTTCGCCAGCCGCTATGTCCAGCTGCCGCTGGCCAAGGGGGACGGCGTCTTCTTCAACCCGGCGCTCTTCCACGGTGCCGGCACCAACGTGTCCGCGGACGTGCAGCGGATGGCGAATCTGCTGCAGGTGTCGTCGGCGTTCGGCCGGGCGATGGAGACCATCGACCGAGCCAAGGTGTCCCGGGCGATCTATCCTGTGCTCGCGGCGCGCAGGGCCGCGGGTGTGGCCGCCGACACGCTCGCCAACGCACTGGCCTGTGCGGCGGAAGGATATCCCTTCCCGACCAACCTCGACCTGGACTCCAACGTGGACGGGCTCACGCCGCTGTCCCAGGCCCAGCTGGTCCAGGGCGCGCTGGACGAGGGCTGGAGCAGGGAACGCCTGGCTGCCGAGCTGACCGCGTACGACCGCCTACGCCGCACAGACGAGATCTGA
- a CDS encoding sugar phosphate isomerase/epimerase family protein: MAKNVVLGTAPDSWGIWFAEDPHQTPASRFLDEVVQAGYEWIEIGAYGYLPTDPIQLADELGARRLKVSGGTTFARLQHPDTIEAAWAHVAPIAALTAAMGAEHLVVIPDLWRDDLTGNEKESRRLTTEQWTALTEGHNELGRRMLEEYGVHSQFHSHADSHVGYQPDIERFLEDTDPAYVNLCLDTGHVAYYGGDSVELITKYPERIGYLHLKQVDPELAARAVAEDISFSQTVRMDIMVEPPAGVPDLAEVLQAAEQLPQQLFAIVEQDMYPCSPDRPLPIARRTYTYLSSCM; this comes from the coding sequence ATGGCCAAGAATGTCGTCCTCGGCACCGCCCCCGACTCCTGGGGCATCTGGTTCGCCGAGGACCCGCACCAGACACCCGCGAGCCGCTTCTTGGACGAGGTCGTCCAGGCCGGCTACGAGTGGATCGAGATCGGCGCGTACGGCTATCTTCCGACCGATCCGATCCAGCTGGCCGATGAGCTCGGCGCGCGTCGGCTCAAGGTGTCCGGCGGCACGACCTTCGCCCGGCTGCAGCACCCCGACACCATCGAGGCGGCCTGGGCTCACGTCGCTCCCATCGCCGCGCTGACCGCGGCCATGGGCGCCGAGCACCTGGTCGTCATCCCCGACCTGTGGCGCGACGATCTGACCGGCAACGAGAAGGAGTCGCGCCGGCTCACCACTGAGCAGTGGACCGCGCTCACCGAGGGGCACAACGAGCTGGGCAGGCGGATGCTCGAGGAGTACGGCGTGCATTCCCAGTTCCACTCACATGCCGACAGTCACGTGGGCTATCAGCCGGACATCGAGCGCTTCCTGGAGGACACCGACCCGGCGTACGTCAATCTGTGTCTCGACACCGGACATGTCGCCTACTACGGCGGCGACTCCGTCGAGTTGATCACCAAGTACCCGGAGCGGATCGGCTATCTGCATCTCAAGCAGGTCGACCCCGAGCTTGCGGCCCGCGCCGTGGCCGAGGACATCTCGTTCTCCCAGACCGTCCGGATGGACATCATGGTCGAGCCGCCGGCCGGCGTACCGGATCTCGCCGAGGTGCTGCAGGCCGCCGAGCAGCTGCCGCAGCAGCTGTTCGCCATCGTCGAGCAGGACATGTATCCCTGCAGTCCCGACCGTCCGCTGCCCATCGCCCGGCGGACCTACACCTATCTGTCCAGCTGTATGTAG
- a CDS encoding IclR family transcriptional regulator, translated as MSVERPMGILQRSDALVRLLAEEGALTPAEIAERIDTPRPTVYRLADALARMGLTETLPGTRIALSRRWLRLGDAARSSMSEWQLARPILDGLAASTGQTVFLCVPRGREGGGQEAVCIDCAQGQAFNVLLLKPGRALPLHAGAEGRVTLAYGVSDVEQYLVGAPFAAYNLRTLVTAEELRRDIAETRDRGFSISDEDVTDGIGALGAPLRTSRTGAFAGALSIVGLADRLTARRVELAEALLDAADALSATLP; from the coding sequence GTGAGTGTCGAGCGGCCGATGGGCATCCTGCAGCGCTCGGACGCGCTGGTCCGGCTCCTCGCCGAGGAAGGTGCGCTCACCCCGGCGGAGATCGCCGAGCGAATCGATACCCCCCGTCCCACGGTCTACCGGCTGGCGGACGCGCTGGCCAGGATGGGTTTGACCGAGACGTTGCCGGGGACCCGGATTGCCCTGAGCCGGCGCTGGCTACGTCTCGGCGACGCCGCCCGGAGTTCCATGAGCGAATGGCAACTGGCGAGACCCATCCTGGACGGACTCGCCGCCTCGACCGGTCAGACCGTGTTCTTGTGCGTGCCGCGCGGAAGGGAGGGGGGCGGACAGGAGGCGGTCTGCATCGACTGTGCCCAGGGGCAGGCGTTCAATGTGTTGCTGCTGAAGCCCGGCCGGGCTTTGCCGCTGCATGCCGGGGCCGAAGGGCGGGTGACGCTGGCGTACGGGGTCTCTGACGTCGAGCAGTATCTCGTCGGTGCACCGTTCGCCGCCTACAACCTGCGCACCCTGGTCACTGCCGAGGAACTGCGCCGCGATATCGCGGAAACCCGCGATCGTGGCTTCAGCATCTCCGATGAAGATGTGACCGACGGGATCGGGGCGCTCGGCGCGCCACTGCGGACTTCGCGTACCGGTGCTTTCGCCGGCGCCCTGTCGATCGTCGGGCTCGCCGACCGGCTGACAGCACGCCGCGTCGAGCTGGCCGAAGCTCTGCTCGACGCGGCGGATGCGCTGTCTGCGACCCTTCCCTAG
- a CDS encoding Gfo/Idh/MocA family protein, producing MSHSAADSPLRIGVLGTARISTLAIIEPAHRLGARLVAVAARDRDRAAAWADANGVERVLDSYQQVIDDPEVEAIYNPLPNSLHARWNVAALRAGKHVLTEKPFASNAVEAARVHEIARGSDRVLFEGFHYAYHPIFARLLELISEGSIGELQHFHVAMEMPAPPPDDLRWSWSLAGGAIMDLGCYGVHAIRMLAAAQGGTPTLLEADAGERAGLSQLDEWATATFRLPSGAEATATANMDGPWNLSMTATGTSGRVRLANLINVHDDDRLIISTDSGGDRVEHLGTTSTYTYQLAAFTNAVRRHAPYLTTTADSMATMELVDEWYRRAGLRPREGDLRGAQL from the coding sequence ATGTCGCACTCTGCCGCGGATTCCCCGTTGCGGATCGGCGTGCTCGGCACGGCCCGGATCAGCACTCTGGCAATCATCGAGCCGGCTCACCGACTCGGCGCCCGGCTGGTGGCGGTGGCTGCTCGGGACCGGGATCGAGCCGCTGCCTGGGCGGACGCGAACGGGGTGGAGCGGGTCCTCGACAGCTATCAGCAGGTGATCGACGATCCCGAGGTGGAGGCGATCTACAACCCGCTGCCCAACAGCCTGCATGCACGGTGGAATGTCGCAGCACTGCGCGCGGGCAAACATGTGCTCACCGAGAAGCCGTTCGCTAGTAACGCCGTGGAGGCCGCACGGGTCCACGAGATCGCGCGAGGCTCGGATCGGGTGTTGTTCGAGGGCTTCCACTATGCCTATCACCCGATCTTCGCCCGGCTGCTGGAGCTGATCTCCGAGGGCTCCATCGGCGAGCTGCAGCACTTCCACGTGGCGATGGAGATGCCGGCCCCGCCGCCGGACGATCTGCGCTGGTCCTGGTCGCTGGCCGGGGGAGCGATCATGGACCTCGGCTGCTACGGCGTGCATGCCATCCGGATGCTGGCCGCCGCCCAAGGCGGCACGCCGACCTTGCTGGAGGCCGACGCGGGTGAACGGGCCGGCTTGTCGCAGCTGGACGAGTGGGCGACTGCAACCTTCCGGCTGCCGAGCGGGGCCGAGGCCACCGCGACGGCGAACATGGACGGCCCGTGGAACCTCTCCATGACCGCCACCGGCACGTCGGGACGGGTTCGGCTGGCCAACCTCATCAACGTCCATGACGACGACCGGCTGATCATCAGCACCGACAGCGGAGGCGATCGAGTCGAGCACCTGGGCACGACCTCCACCTACACCTATCAGCTCGCCGCGTTCACCAACGCGGTCCGTAGACACGCGCCCTACCTGACCACCACGGCTGACAGCATGGCGACGATGGAGCTCGTCGACGAGTGGTATCGCCGGGCCGGCCTGCGACCACGCGAGGGCGATCTGAGGGGAGCGCAGCTATGA
- a CDS encoding transketolase, whose protein sequence is MTADPGVPVVSDDLPALARQARWQVVKTVTSSKAGHIGGPLSMMDLLVSLYFRQLNIRPEEPDWADRDRFVLSKGHAAIGLYAVLALRGFLPLDELPTFDKGDSRLQGHPDVTRLPGLDSSTGSLGQGLSVGVGMALGARLAKKPFHTWVLLGDGEIQEGMVWEAVQVAARYRLSNLTAIIDRNGLQQFGLPSSEDTVRTDRGDRRDPWFGVDLAAVFTAFGWRVLEIDGHDYGQIDNAYALAQAGDHADRPTVIIAHTVKGKGLSLAEGVHTWHSIVPSAEDFERARQELEPDELELLDAHATSAPTMNGASA, encoded by the coding sequence GTGACAGCCGACCCAGGCGTCCCCGTCGTCAGTGACGATCTGCCGGCCCTGGCCAGGCAGGCGCGCTGGCAGGTGGTCAAGACCGTGACCAGCAGCAAGGCCGGGCACATCGGCGGTCCGCTGTCCATGATGGACCTGCTGGTGAGTCTGTACTTCCGGCAGCTGAACATCCGTCCGGAGGAACCGGACTGGGCCGATCGGGACCGATTCGTGCTGTCCAAGGGACACGCCGCGATCGGGCTGTACGCCGTGCTGGCGCTGCGTGGCTTTCTGCCGCTGGACGAGCTGCCGACCTTCGACAAGGGCGACTCGCGGCTCCAGGGGCACCCCGACGTCACCCGGCTGCCCGGCCTCGACTCCTCCACCGGCTCCCTCGGACAGGGACTGTCGGTCGGGGTCGGGATGGCCCTGGGCGCTCGGCTGGCGAAGAAGCCTTTCCATACCTGGGTGCTGCTCGGCGACGGTGAGATCCAGGAGGGCATGGTGTGGGAGGCCGTCCAGGTCGCCGCCCGCTACCGGCTGTCCAACCTGACCGCGATCATCGATCGCAACGGTCTGCAGCAGTTCGGTCTGCCGTCGAGCGAGGACACCGTACGTACCGACCGCGGTGATCGGCGCGACCCGTGGTTCGGGGTTGATCTGGCGGCGGTGTTCACTGCGTTCGGCTGGCGGGTGCTCGAGATCGACGGGCACGACTACGGCCAGATCGACAACGCGTACGCGCTCGCGCAAGCCGGTGACCATGCCGATCGCCCGACGGTGATCATCGCCCACACTGTGAAGGGCAAGGGTCTGTCCCTGGCCGAGGGCGTGCACACCTGGCACAGCATCGTGCCCAGTGCCGAGGACTTCGAGCGCGCCCGGCAGGAGTTGGAGCCCGATGAGCTCGAGCTGCTGGACGCCCATGCCACCTCGGCGCCGACGATGAACGGAGCTTCAGCATGA
- a CDS encoding sugar porter family MFS transporter, translating to MSGHGASAAETELPPLTAGPHRKRIGLISIVACFGGFLFGYDTGVSSGAEGPMSEELGLTLLQTGIVISSLVFAAAVGAFIGGRLSDAIGRRKTILVLSIMFFTGVLFVVFAPGFAMVVTGRTILGLAVGGASTVVPVYLAELAPFEIRGSITGRNEMAIVAGQFAAFTVNAILNATLGHVDGLWRVMFGICAIPAVCLFVGMLRMPESPRWLVDKGRMDEALAVLKTVRSNERALAEYGQVERVAEEEKASASGRPNLGQIMSNRWLRRIVLVGIGVAVTQQLTGINTIMYYGPRVLEQSGFTESGALRAATLFGLAAVVGGIFALRNMDRLDRRKTFFIGLFLTTTCHVLVGLSGILIPADSPAKPYVVMVLVTLFVLSMQSFLNIAVWVWLAEIFPLSIRGTAIGISVFFGWTVNGILALFVPTLLGALGTNTFFLFAVIGVIMLGFLWHEVPETRGRSLEALEEDLTSGEIYRSLPRRLPFAGFLWDRK from the coding sequence ATGAGCGGGCATGGCGCTTCTGCGGCTGAGACCGAGCTCCCCCCGCTGACTGCCGGCCCGCACCGGAAACGGATCGGGTTGATCTCGATCGTCGCCTGCTTCGGCGGCTTCCTGTTCGGCTACGACACCGGCGTCTCCTCCGGCGCGGAAGGACCGATGTCCGAGGAACTCGGACTCACCTTGCTCCAGACCGGAATCGTGATCTCTTCACTGGTCTTCGCGGCCGCTGTCGGCGCCTTCATCGGCGGTCGACTGTCCGATGCCATCGGCCGGCGCAAGACCATCCTGGTGTTGTCGATCATGTTCTTCACCGGCGTGTTGTTCGTGGTGTTCGCCCCCGGCTTCGCGATGGTCGTCACCGGCCGCACCATCCTCGGCCTCGCGGTCGGCGGCGCCTCCACCGTCGTTCCGGTCTATCTCGCGGAGCTGGCACCGTTCGAGATCCGCGGCTCCATCACCGGTCGTAACGAGATGGCCATCGTCGCCGGCCAGTTCGCCGCCTTCACCGTCAACGCCATCTTGAATGCCACCCTCGGCCACGTCGACGGCCTGTGGCGGGTCATGTTCGGCATCTGCGCCATCCCCGCTGTCTGTCTCTTTGTCGGCATGCTCCGAATGCCGGAATCCCCGCGCTGGCTGGTCGACAAGGGACGCATGGACGAAGCCCTGGCCGTGTTGAAGACCGTCCGCTCCAATGAGCGCGCCCTGGCCGAGTACGGCCAGGTCGAGCGAGTCGCGGAGGAGGAGAAGGCAAGCGCTTCCGGGAGGCCCAACCTCGGTCAGATCATGTCCAACCGCTGGCTACGCCGGATCGTGCTCGTCGGCATCGGCGTCGCCGTGACCCAACAGCTCACCGGTATCAACACGATCATGTACTACGGACCGCGAGTGCTGGAGCAGTCCGGTTTCACCGAGTCCGGCGCGTTGCGAGCGGCCACCTTGTTCGGGCTGGCCGCGGTCGTCGGCGGCATCTTCGCGCTGCGGAACATGGACCGCCTCGACCGCCGCAAGACCTTCTTCATCGGCCTGTTCTTGACGACCACCTGCCACGTCCTGGTCGGGCTGTCCGGCATCTTGATCCCGGCCGACTCGCCCGCCAAGCCCTATGTCGTCATGGTGTTGGTGACGCTGTTCGTGTTGTCGATGCAGTCCTTCCTCAACATCGCCGTCTGGGTCTGGCTGGCCGAGATCTTCCCGCTGTCGATCCGCGGCACCGCGATCGGCATCTCGGTGTTCTTCGGCTGGACGGTCAACGGGATCCTCGCCCTGTTCGTCCCCACCCTGTTGGGCGCGCTCGGCACCAACACGTTCTTCCTGTTCGCCGTCATCGGCGTGATCATGCTCGGCTTCCTCTGGCACGAAGTCCCCGAGACCCGCGGCCGCTCCCTGGAAGCCCTCGAAGAAGACCTCACCAGCGGCGAGATCTACCGGTCACTCCCCCGCCGGCTGCCCTTCGCCGGCTTCCTCTGGGACCGCAAATGA
- a CDS encoding SDR family oxidoreductase, which yields MTTENWLGGQHVLVSGGTQGVGAAIVRTAAARGAGAITVTGRSADLGGALVAELEAVGTPAQFLRVDLSDVDQARASVAGAIEGFGHLDCVVNAAGLTSRGTMLDTTPELFDAHIAINLKAPFFIMADTIRHLRERGVPGSIVNIISIAEVGGQPYLAPYVAAKAGLAGLTRNAAYAHRWDKIRINGIDIGWTATEGEGRIQRQAHGAGDDWLAKADASVPMGRISRPDDLAEFAVFLLSERAGVVTGSVIDWDQQVIGGQD from the coding sequence ATGACGACCGAGAACTGGCTCGGCGGCCAACATGTGCTGGTGAGCGGCGGCACTCAGGGCGTGGGTGCGGCGATCGTGCGGACGGCGGCCGCACGGGGTGCCGGCGCGATCACCGTCACCGGCCGCAGCGCCGACCTGGGTGGTGCGCTGGTCGCTGAGCTGGAAGCAGTCGGCACGCCGGCCCAGTTCCTGCGGGTCGATCTCAGCGACGTCGATCAGGCCCGCGCCTCGGTGGCGGGCGCGATCGAGGGGTTCGGGCACCTGGACTGTGTCGTCAACGCAGCCGGTCTCACCAGCCGCGGCACGATGCTGGACACCACGCCCGAGCTGTTCGACGCCCACATCGCGATCAATCTCAAGGCACCGTTCTTCATCATGGCCGACACGATCCGGCACCTCCGGGAGCGTGGCGTTCCCGGCAGCATCGTCAACATCATCTCGATCGCCGAGGTGGGCGGGCAGCCATACCTGGCGCCGTACGTCGCCGCCAAAGCCGGCTTGGCCGGTCTGACCCGCAATGCCGCGTACGCCCACCGGTGGGACAAGATCCGGATCAACGGCATCGACATCGGTTGGACCGCCACCGAAGGCGAGGGCAGGATCCAGCGCCAGGCACACGGGGCAGGCGACGACTGGCTGGCCAAGGCCGATGCCTCGGTGCCGATGGGCCGAATCAGCCGCCCCGACGATCTCGCGGAGTTCGCCGTCTTCCTCTTGTCCGAACGCGCTGGTGTGGTCACCGGTTCGGTCATCGACTGGGACCAGCAAGTCATCGGAGGACAGGACTAG